The Miscanthus floridulus cultivar M001 chromosome 17, ASM1932011v1, whole genome shotgun sequence genome has a window encoding:
- the LOC136515739 gene encoding uncharacterized protein → MAAARWDSSRKQTRTHTHVLVARPPLARRSVPRWEKDFCESQGVPWKKVMNPDVGLNADAEGSIARWDDSGAVEALLAARRRYWVETNGGLRCRAVPPPPGPDLYCDVIIDDDGGPVDPELDAEYEEALRAMEVAWEQNENVRVLTASELPDDFVPVATGWDDDDV, encoded by the coding sequence ATGGCGGCGGCCCGCTGGGACAGCAGCAGGAAGCAGACCCGCACCCACACCCATGTGCTGGTTGCGCGCCCGCCGCTGGCCCGGCGCTCGGTGCCACGGTGGGAGAAGGACTTCTGCGAGTCGCAGGGCGTGCCGTGGAAGAAGGTAATGAACCCGGACGTGGGGCTCAACGCGGACGCCGAGGGCAGCATCGCGAGATGGGACGATTCGGGCGCCGTGGAGGCGCTGCTCGCCGCCAGAAGGCGGTACTGGGTGGAGACGAACGGCGGGCTCAGGTGCCGTGCGGTTCCTCCGCCGCCAGGGCCCGACTTGTACTGCGACGTGATCATCGATGACGACGGCGGGCCGGTGGACCCCGAGCTGGACGCGGAGTATGAGGAGGCGCTCCGCGCCATGGAGGTCGCGTGGGAGCAGAACGAGAACGTCAGGGTCCTGACTGCGTCCGAGCTGCCTGACGACTTCGTGCCAGTGGCCACCGGCTGGGACGACGACGATGTATAA
- the LOC136515741 gene encoding uncharacterized protein, whose product MELRGSLGLLETARDATRFKLHGTQQLVAGLRVELVDEHGKALQLEEEAKKARGECDRLWKELQAKTKVSVEGQAALAKRGQELDATRVELQRLVASAEKASVALLPPPPPERGHDLTERCAFLQCTFRELLGARSAKGPAPP is encoded by the exons ATGGAGCTAAGGGGCTCCCTAGGCCTACTGGAGACCGCGAGGGATGCTACCCGTTTCAAGCTTCATGGGACCCAGCAGCTCGTGGCAG GGTTGCGGGTGGAGCTGGTGGACGAGCACGGCAAGGCCCTCCAGTTGGAGGAGGAGGCGAAGAAGGCGCGGGGGGAGTGCGACCGCCTGTGGAAGGAGCTGCAGGCGAAGACGAAGGTGTCGGTGGAGGGCCAGGCCGCCCTGGCGAAACGTGGACAAGAGCTGGACGCGACGCGGGTAGAGCTGCAGAGACTCGTTGCTAGTGCTGAGAAAGCGAGCGTCGCCCTGCTCCCGCCGCCACCCCCAGAAAGAGGACACGACCTCACCGAGCGGTGCGCTTTCTTGCAGTGCACGTTCCGTGAGTTGTTAGGGGCGCGGTCTGCCAAGGGGCCAGCACCACCCTGA